The genome window CCATTTTTAATCTCCTCCTTGATCTTCCAAGTAATtaataacaaatgaaaagaaaaaacttaaGCATATGAATTCATTCTtcagtatataaatatatctttctcttttgttctggACAGATCTGGCGGCCGATAACTGCAACTTTCTTCTTCCCAGTGGGACCTGGAACAGGATTTCTCTACTTGGTGAATTTGTATTTCTTGTATCAATATTCATCACGATTAGAAACAGGTATGTTATCCATTAAATTGTATGCATGTGATGAACTCTGCCCAGAGTTGATAGAGACTAAACATTGTCAGATAGAGCTTCTGTTGGGAACGTTTGTGGCGATGAGGTTGTGGCCGTTTTGGACAGAACGGTGAGAACGATggctcatctctgtgcctgcttATGTTGATCAATGAGAAGCTACTCGGAAAACTGattttctgtgcctggctcctTCCCGTTGGTAGGGACCCTGTTAATTTAGGATCTAAACTTGATATTTCTTTCAATAGGAGGGTTTGGTGCTTTTAGTTGCTGGATTTCAGAAATGAGGGATAGAGACTAAAAGATGACGTTACCCTCTGTTTTCTTGTATCTGATGTCCTTTAACATTGAAGAGTGATAGAACATACGCAATAATGGGTATATCCATCTTGAGAAAATAATGAtgttggcttttcctttttttttttttttaaaaggcaatgatGCTTACCTGCGTTATTCTATGAGTTATGTTGAGTTGAGAGACACCTTGTACAAATGAAGTGTACCCCTCTGTCaaatagaaatgtgaaaaagTTAAGGAACGAGTTGGATTTTCAGTTAGGGGGAAAAACTaagagtggaagaaaagagaTCAAATAATGGGTCATTTCTCTCAAAAAAGAGATTGTTGTTATAAGGTAGCTTCAAAACTGGTTTCACTTTGTGATGTGTAGTTCATTAAAGCTAGACAAAAATTGTTTGTATTGAAGTAAATAATTAAAGTATTTGCAAAGCCCAGCTCCTCTTGAAAGCTTTTATGAACAAGAATTTCATTGTAGTTCTAATGGAGTCTTAGAACTGATGGTGTAAGTGGAAATGCATTACAAAGTGATGTTTGGGAAGTTCCACGATAGAAGAGAGATCCCCAGTAAACCTGTCATCCAGAGAGTATCATGGAATCTCTTCTTAAGTCATAGGAAGTGTAGCAGGAACAGGGAGGAGTGGTGCCAGATTGTATTTGGTTGTTTTCTTAGTGAAAGTAAGTAGTAGTTTAATAGCTAGAAATGTTCCTCCATTTCTTTGAGCCTTTCTGCAGTAAACTGCGAACACATGGGAGTACTCACAGTTACAACATTCTACCGTGCAAAGCTATGTGTAGTAAGAGTTAATATATGCAGATTATAAGACATCACTTCATGTACATATACTTACAAAATGTTCTAGTTGTCTATGCTGTGGCAGAAGTCTCATGGAAGCAAAGTTAATTGTTTCAGTGGTAAATTTAGATTCCTGCTGTATAACACATCTGGATTTTGAAACTGGCAAGTCAGCTGTGTTGTTTGAATCAGTGCATTTCTTCTACATTAGAGTCATTTTTCTGGGTATAAATAAAGTTCTTAGTTAGGCTGGCGCTTCCTTTACGCAAGAGGCTTGAATCCTTCTGAAAGTGGGAGGTGTGTAAGTTGCTGATAATATGTTTACAAGTGAAAATCAGCATAGGTGTATGCCTCCTTTTGCCTCTGAAACTGAGGAAGTGAAACTTCTATTTTCAGGGTTGTACGTGGTTTTTGAGCATACACTGGTGTTGCACGCTAGCTTCAAATTTAGCTGTCAAGAATATCCATATGGTTTTGTACTGTGCTTGTGTTTTCCTAACAAGCTGACCTCTCGCTTCCTGAGGAAAAGGAGattgatgtggttttgttttgtttctgttggaGAAGAACATAACAAATGGGGAGGAAGAacgctaagcaccagtataggttaggggtggacctgctgggaagtagttctgaggagaaagatcagggggtcctggtagacagtaaattatccatgagccagcagtgtgcccttgttgccaaaaaggccaatggaatcctgggctgcatagggaagagcaTGGCCAGTAGgttgaaggaggtcattctccccttctacactgcactggtgaggccacaactggagtactgcgtccagttttgggctccccagttcaagagggacagggaactgctggagcgggtccagcgaagggcaactaagatgattgagggactggagcatctcccttatgaggaaaggctgaaagagctgggactctttagcctggagaagagaaggctgaggggagaccttattatggcatacaagtatctaaagggtgggtttaaggaggatggtgccagactcttttcattggttcccagtgacaggacgaggggcaatgggcacaagttagaacataggaagttccgttcaaatacacggaaaaacttctttacggtgagggtgacagagcactggaacaggctgcccagggaggttgtggagtccccttctctggagattttcaagagtCGCCTGGacgcagtcctgagtgatgtgctctgggcaatcctgctttagcaggggagttggactagatgatctctagaggtcccttccaactctgaagattctgtgaaatATCAACAAAGCAGAATATGCAGAGTCCACTCCCCAGCAGTAGGAATGATGAGATTAGGCGTCTGCAGTTCTTCCCCGATGACTGGATTATACCCTGGGCCCTCCTGAAGGACCCAGTGGGCTAGAGCACACCTCGCCCCTGTGCTGAGCTTTTAGGCAGTCTGTAGCTCAGTTTTTCTTAGATATTCATTGGAAACTCAGCTTCAATAGTTTGTCTAATATTCTTGCTAGTAATCTTCTAGATAACAAGAAGTGGAAAACTTTAAGGGAATAACATTTGCTTTGATGTCTTCCTATTCTGGAGGAATTCCTGTGCTGGAGTTTCTACAGGGTTAGTCAGCTTCCTCtctttatttgtttgtatttgttgtATGGCAACAGTAAGGAGAAAACTCCGGTTTATGTAGTTCTCCAACTTTACAACtttccaaaagactttttcaaactgcttcccccccacccccccattgtGTAACTTGCATGGCTGAACTTAAACTTAAAATGACTAAAATAGCAATTTCGTTTTACATAGGCTGTATGTACTCTGTACTCTAAAAACCTAATGCTTATAAATAGgttttctgtctttaaatttTTGGGGACATGTAAAATAGTTGTAGGAAGCCAAATGGTGCTAACATTAAGCAGTGGCTTTCTTTCTAGGCATTTTGATGTTTAATTATTAGCATGTAATTCAGCTTGTTCGTGGGGCGCTGTGTTTGTcactgtggggtttgggtttgtttcagcAGTATTCTTAGGCTTTCCTTGCCTGCATGGAATTGTATGAAAGCTGATAGGAGTCTTGCTCAAATGCCGAGGTCCGTGCCAGCCTTTTAGAGAGTTTGCAAGCTGTGCACCCTCCTTatctatgttgatttttttttttggagtgtaaAAGCTATTGTATCTCTTGAGTCTGACTAGATGATGCAAAGAGGATGCAATTTGCCTAAGTAAGGACTGGTTTTCACATGACTCAATCCTTAAACTTGGTGTCTCTGCTTTTGCTGAGCAAGTGTATTTCCTTATTGTGTGCTTCTGATGGGTAGCTTCTTACGAAGGATGGGGTCCAGCTCCATTTTGAAGTCTTGTGAAGTTAAAACCACTTATCTCCAGAATTAAAGTGTGTTCTTTTTTAAGTAGAGTTGCTGTGTGCACACTTAATGCAGCGGGCTGGATGTCTTTATTTTCTGGTCCTATAGGTTGTTCTATTATAAggccatttaaaattaaaaaaaataaaaatcataaaccACAGACTGCCTGTAGGACAACTGTTATTAACTGAGCTTTTCCTTTCTTATCAAGATTACTTACTGATTCTTTTTATTTACAGGGGCTTTTGATGGAAGGCCAGCAGATTACATGTTCATGCTCCTGTTTAACTGGATCTGCATTGTTGTATCCTTCTGCTCATCATCAAACTTTTAGAATATTTTGGTTCTCCTGTTTCTGCCTGTTCAAAGACCAGGTTTTAGCaactaacagttttaaaatgtagcAAATGTTCACAGGTGAGTTTTTAATCTTCCTGGAAAGGTAGTGAGTGGCTTCCAGGAGAATACTAATAAATACTAATAAGTGTGCTAATACAGGTATGTAATCTGGGGACTAGAGTTCTGCTTGTACAAAGCTCAGCTTGTGCTGCGTGAGTTTCCCTGGTGTTTGCTGTATTGCTTCACTTACCCACTTCTGTGAATTGCCACGTGGGGTGAGGGTGAATTTAGTGTGTTTAAGCTGCCATGTGCAAAGAGGTCTGATCTCTGCCATTCCCTGGGCTAGAAATTCAGGAGTATCTCGTGGAGAGATCCTTTACCTGCGGGGTACAAGTCAGCTGAGTCTGTGACAGCAGCTTTGCGATATCTGCACTGAGCCAATTCCTGAAGAAGCTGGGCTTGTTGGTTTGGGAATGTTGGGAAGCAGTTTTTCCATGAGCTATGCTGTTCTACCTGAGTTTTCTTTAGGTCTTGgatacaaaactgtgaggagttGCTGATACATCAAATGGTTGTGCTACCATTCAGAGGGATCTTGAGAGGCTGGAGAATCTCACGAAGCTCAGCAAAGGGAAGCGCAGAGTCCTACCCCTGGGGAGGAGCAGCCtcaggcaccaggacaggctggggactgacAGTCtgcaaagcagcttggcagaaaaggccttgggaGTTCTgctggacaccaagttgaccatgagccagcaatgcgcctTTGTGGCAAAGGTCGCCACCAGCTTCCTGGGCTGCGTTAGGCAGAGCATTGCAAGCAGGTTGAGGGAGCCGATTACTCCCGTCTGCTCAGCCCTTGTGAGACACATCGGGGGCTTCATCCAGCTTCAGGTTCCCAAGTATGGGAGAGACATGGACAtaactggagtgagtccagtgaagggtcacaaagatgattaaagggTTGGAGCATCTGTcacatgaggacaggctgagagagctgggattgtgctgcctggagagcaggaggctcagAGGTGTCTCGTCCATGTGGATTAATACCTGATAGGGGGAGGGAGTAACAGAAATGGAGCCAGACTTCTCTCAGTGGTGGGACAAGAGAGAATGGGCACAAAATGAAGCACAGAGAATTCTATTTAAATGTAAGGAAGACCCTTCTTACTGTAAGGGCAGTCAAACACTGGCATGGGTTGCCAAGAGAGGTTGTGGACCctgcatccttggagatgcttCCATTCTCTCTGTGCTGTTGCCACCTCCTTGTAGCAGTTTGCAGTGGGCACAGCATGTGGAAAAAAAGGGAGCGGTGACATCAGTGTGAACCAGATACAGCCAGGAAAGCCAGTGTGTAGAAATGCTGTTGCCTTTATCAATGGATTAATTTATCTGCAGTTGCATTCCACTGTATGGAGGGATTTGCTAATCCTGCTAGTCCTGTTGAGCCGCAGCAGTAACTAGGAAAACAACGTTGTTGTTTAGATGTTGTTAAGAAAACCATCAGCTTCATTGTGGTTGCAGGCTGTTGGCTGTGAGCTATTAGATGAATCTGATTGTGACTTGACTTTCATACTGGTCATTTAAAAGCTTCTAGTTGCTTGTTCCCTATATGATGTAAGGAGCAACCTGGATGCATGATCTGGGAAAATGCTTGATGCCGTTTTACACACATTCGTGAACTGTTAAAAGCATTCTCGTCATAGCTAAATTCTTCAGCAATTGGTTCTACTCAGTAGTTACTACAGTAAGTACATCCTTTGGGTTCCAGGGTAGGAGAGTAGTATTAAAAGCCTGCATTGATGCATTTCAAGAAAGAACTTATTTTATATGACACAGTGTCAATACATTGATATTTTTTTATGATCTGGTATTTCTTTAGCTACAAACCCAAcattttagtctttaaaaaactAATGAAAGAATCCAGCTGTTAAACCTGTAACATGCTTTTATGCAAGGACTGATTGAGTTTGTAGTTAGCCAGTTTCATCATGGAGGGAAAGCCAGTGCATCCATCAACCCTCGGGGTAATGACTTGAGGTGGTAGCTTGAAAGGTTACTGAAAACCAATTATTGAAGCTAAGTGTGTAAGCCTCTAGATCATTGgaggattttcattttttccagtggTTAACTTAATGCTATGCAGGAaggctgttttcattttaaacattaaaggCCTTTGCATGCGTGTTCAGTGCGTGTGCAGCTTCTTTTTGTCATTCTAGTCTATCAGGTTTTGCTGCGTTTTCCTTAATGGTGCAATGACAGATAACTGGCTTGGCGATGGACATGCAGGTAAGTGCCGTGCAGTTTCTTAAGTAATAATCTTATGGCACTTTCTGACTACTTAATGACTTTATAGAGAGCATCATCGGCATAACTGCAGAATGTAGTTAAGTTAGGCTGGTTTAGTTTATACCAAAATAGATTGCTGTGtgtgttttgttaatttttttagtttGGCTTAGCCTCAGCTAATGTCACAAGCCTGTATCTGACTCTGCCACTCCTAACCAAGTTAGGGAGTCAAGGAGTGAGAATTGGCTGTTTGTGCAGTCAGGAAGTGTTCGGCCTTTTACTAAAATGGACACAAGATGTCACCTATGcactgtttcttctaatgaatGTAGATCTGCATTCTTACTTTTTTATCTAAAAATGATTCTTGGGTTCATTAGTCTTCTCAAATTTAGTGTGCCTTTTACTTGCCAACAGAAGAACTTTTTTTGAAATATGCGGCTTCAGATTTAGATCAGAACTGTGCAGTGCAAAATCCTCACAAGAATGATTAAAATAGTCATTTAAAGAACCAGTTTCAATGAGGGTAGTTCTGATCTCCCCAAATATTAAGGGGCGAAGTGGGGAGCGTTTCTTGGACACAACAGAGTATCAGAGAACTGCAGGTCTTCAGCCTGCCTCTGCTGTTCTCTCCTCATCTTATTCTATCCTTGTCACTCAAAGCCAGCACCAATATCCCTAATATTCTCTAAAATATTATCTTAGCATTTATTAGATCACTTATCAGGCTTCCCTGGTAGACAAAAATAGCGATCGTGCATCTGCTGTCCAGACCGAGTTCTACTAAGGGCTGTCCATAACTTTGCACTTAAACTTTTTTTGGTGTGGGGAAGATGCCACAAAATTCTTCAAAAGCATGGTGAAGTCATCCATACGTTGTATGAATTTTAGACTGACTGTGTTGGATtgtagctttttaaaaaggtacTTAAAATGGTTTTATATCTGCATACAAAGTACTGCTTAAAATACGGGGTTTTTGCTTGCGTTGAGTGCTTTGCTTGAAAGTGAGAAGTTAGAGTAGGATATCTGGGCCTCTATACCCATGTCAAATACTTTCAGAAATTagatgtttctttgttttccagtaaaataaaagTGGTTTTAATAAAGACCCTAAGGTTCTCGTGTGACGAGTCAGACTGCTGGTGTGCTGCAGGGCTTGGAGGAGGCTGGACTGATGCCCACGTACCAGCTTTAACGTGGAACCTGTTGAATAGTGGCACCCCCGAAGGGATGAGTTTTAACCTCTCTTCAAACACAGAAGCTGGTTTGTAGTGTTAAACCAGTTCATGGAAACATTGCTGGCACAGTCTGTCTTCAGTTCAGAAATCAGCAGATGGCTAAAATAGTGCTTTATATTTGTTTCACTAGAAATAGTCCAATCAGCTAATGCACAGTCACAGTAAGGAGGTATTTGAAACGGTCTCATCTCCTGGCGTGGAGCAGAGGTTAATTCTTGTGGTGCTCCGAGGGGGACATAGCTGGCAGTTTGATAGAGTAACACTTCATCTGGTGTATTATCTTAGCCCCAGGTGAGTGTGGTTGGGTTAGTGCCCTGGGTTGTGAATGGAAGTGATTGTGGCACAAGTATGTTGCTGACTCTGCTGTAGGTTTGCTACcaagcagctgggagcagaggggttCACCACAGCTGCTCTTTCATTCGGGGCAAGTTGGAGCCCTTTGCTTTGGCATCGTCTTACAAAAGAGAATAAGCAAGTTGGTTCTCCTACTTAGCTTTCCTAGCAGGCTTTGAACAGATCCATGACAAGTGATGGCAAAGATTCTGGGGCAATCTTTAAAGATTTTGCTGATATATCATGCTTACGAGCCATTTTTGAAGCTTACAGCTCCTGCTGCCTATTTAAGTTTCttggttttctgtgaaaatgatggtaactttttgcctttttttttttttttaaacattgcagTTGCTGATGATTCCACTCATCATGTCAGTGCTTTATGTGTGGGCCCAGCTGAACAGAGACATGATCGTATCATTTTGGTTTGGAACAAGATTTAAGGTATGTCAGACCTTAAATCTGGGAAGGTTTCTGCCCAGAAGATGCACTTGGAGTGGGTGAGgggcaaaatataaatattttctcttattaAAGATGTCCCATGCTTTGACATAGCTATATACTCCTTGAGATGCAGCAAAGACAAAATTTCTTCATGGTCTTCCATAAGATGTCACTCAGTGTGGCTTTACTGGAAAGATGTCCTGACAATTGAAATTCATTggtctgaaaagaggaaaaaattcatGATAAACATTAACCTGGATAAAACCTGAATGTAGTGACAAAATGTTGATATTTGAAATTGTTCTTTCCTGTGCAACCTTGTCTGTTTTTGCCAGATCTTGTAGTGAAAACTCCTTTGATCATCGTTTCCAGACcttttcaaaatcagaaatattaGGACTTGTTTCAGATTGTGAAACAAAGCTAGCTGTGGAACATAGAGTGCAAAAGGCACATCTACTTATAATgcttaattcatagaatcatagaatcttcatggttggaaaggacctttgacatcgagtccaaccatcaacctaacaatgCCAAAATGAGTATGACTTATCTAAAAATGTTAGTGGTCGCTCAGTTTGGAGTATCCTACCTTGTTAGGTAGAATCTGCTTAAGTTAATAAATCGGGATTTGTGTAATGCCTAAAATATTGAGATTATAATCGTGCTTATTAGTGCAGTGGGAGGTTGAGCAGGTTTATGTCCTTAACTCCTACTTACAACTTCTCCGTCTCCATTGCATTCTTTTTCAGGCCTGTTACCTTCCATGGGTTATTCTGGGATTCAACTACATCATTGGTGGATCGTATGTATTTACTTGGATGGCCAATTTGAAGTTATAAAAGCCTTTACAGCTATTGAACTTACTGCTGAATTTAGAAGCAGCGTTAAAATAAGAGGCTTAAAACTGTATAATCTGACTGATGATGCTCAGTGTCATATCGTGGTCATTTAAGATAAAAGCAAAGAGGAGATGTGCGTGTGAGATCTAGAGAGTGTAGGTGAGGGGAAAGTAATAAGAATTTGGTTTATTTTCTAGTAAATCTGTGCATTAGGCCTTTTCCTTACTAAGAGAGTACAGCCCCGTAAAGAAAGATGTCATCCCATATGACCAGCCATCAGTACTGGTTTTAGAAACAAATGTAACTTGACTCTGATAGTGCTGCTACTTCTTTCCCTCACAGTCTTGCCCAACGTGATGGTATTTTCAGCttgtgaaacaaaggaaaatggcaaTAACAAGCCCACAGAGCACCATATTAGCACTTGCTGAATTCATTGGTCTGTCTTGGGTTTCTTTGACTAAACTCCATGATGCAGAAATCCCCTCTGTGCAGGGTCTTTCCCATTGGTGCCCTGCGTCTGTTGGGGCCTCTTGGTGCCGCTGTAACATAATTAGTGACAATAACAAATTATGTGGTTGATTTATAAAAGGAGGAGGTAGTACAGCAAAACCAAATTCTCTTTTCTGGCTGTGCCTCCTACTGACTCATCCGTCACTTGAGAAAACTGCTTGCTGTTAGATACCTGCTGTTTCTATGCATGACGGAAGATACTCAAGGGCCTCCATTCAGCAGTGTTTTTGCAAAATTGGGAACAAAACAGTTCAGTTCAGCAGGAGACAGGTTGTCCAGTGAAAACAGCAGTAACTTCTCAAACTCCGCAGACTATTATTTTAGACACTAATAGCTGTACGGTCTAATTCCCTGATGTAAACaagtatttaattgcattttcagtACAGACTGTAGAGAAGGCTTGGAAGGGAGGGTGGAACAGCCTGTTGATGTGTTGGCACTGAAGGTTGGCCCTTCTAAAGAAGTGGCTGCAAAATGCTGAGGGAAGGGAAATCTGTGTCTGACAGCCCCGGCAATGCCCATGGCAGATGAACTGCAGAAGATGGGCACTCGTTTATTTTCAGAGAGGACAGAATGTGAAacgattctttttcttttgccttgcaGAGTCATCAATGAGCTGATAGGAAATCTGGTTGGCCACCTGTATTTCTTCTTAATGTTTAAATATCCGATGGATTTGGGAGGAAGGAATTTTCTGTCCACACCTCAGTTCCTGTAAGCTGGCTTTATTCTTTAGCTCGCTGTTTGTTTGGTCCAATTTTCTGTATTGTTTGTCAGGCACATATTTGCTGGGATTGTAAGGTGTCAAATACTTTGCTAAATCAGCCTGCTTTAGACTTACCATATTGACTGTGCTTCTGAGTCATCAGAAATGTTGAATTTCTTGTAAATGGCCCATGTGAGAGCTCTTTGTTACCCCTGTGGATGGCTTGTGTCCTTTACCCACTCTTAAGAGTGAGAGCGAAAGTCATAGTTCTGCTAGTGAGTTGAGTTGTAGTAAGGAGAACTCCCTAACAATTATCAGATGGTATCAAAAAATCgttttcttctgtaaatgatCTTTTATCTGTATTTCCATGTATCATTACAGTAGCTACCAGTTCAGCAACTTGTAACAATAGGAGTTGGTTGTAGACTTGTTCAGGACTATAATATATATTCTGCTTTGCAGTTTGCACCCATCACCTTGACTGAGACTGCAGGTCTTGgtttctgaagtgctttttctTGCGAACTGTTTATTGTTTTGGCATTGAAATACTAGGATCAGAAGCCAAAGTCTGTAGCTTCAGTTGCCCTTGTCCTCATCCTTTTGGGCTGTAAATATTCTTCCTCTACCAAACTTTAGTTAGCAACTCAGTTAACTCTTTTTATAGCATAAACTGTTTATTAGAAGATGCAAAGTTGAATTACAGTTCTGCTTTCTGTACAAGTTTTAATGAGTAGGAAAGCTTTATATTCTACTTTTTTGTTTGCAAGCCCTTCTGGTAAATATAATTTTCCATAAAGATTagaagacaaaatgtttttttaaaatgtctttcaagGTAATGATAGCTCTGAAACTGCCATCAATCTTGTTAGTTATGTGCAATTCTCTTGCGTCTATTTAATtgattctatttaatttttctctgtatttgagaagcagaaacagaagtaCTGCAAACATTGCTACAAATGGATAAATTTTGCCTTTGCACTGTAATGTTTTGTTTAATGTGGTGAATTGCAGATACCTTTAATATAATAATGAAGAACTTTTTCTATACGGGATCATTCTTCTTGGGTTTCTTCTTGGGAACCTGCATTTTATGTCTGCGCCTCAGATTTTAGCGGTCCAATTCAGCAAGGGATTTGCAGGAGCTCAGTGTAACTATTGTGGAGCTGAAATGACTCTGCATTAATGGCAGCCCTTGACGAAATGCAGAAGCTGTATTTTAATTCACTCTATTTGGGTGGTAGCCTAAGTTGGATGATAAAGTCTTGCAGCACTGATTTGCTCTGGCCAGGTCACTCGAGCTTTGATTTCCGACAAGCTAGTTGCTTAAGCCTGTTTCCCTTAGTCTCTTCAGTCCTCAGTTCCTCAGGAATGTTTACTGGGAGAGCAGTGAGGTGGTTGGATGCTGTGATAACAGGAGCTTTGCAACTATTGAAGAGAAAGAGGTGCTCAGAAgtgatttggaatttttttttttttatttcccctggaaaaaaaaggaagagaagttaGGGGAATTAAGTTTGTAtcacagcatttattttcaaCAGTGAGACTCccttatgtgtgtgtttgtgttttttttttttttttttcccccccccccccccctgccctgtgtttgGATTATTGTATCTAACCATATCCCAGAGATGGAAGTTCCCCAGAATTCACATTTCTCAATGTGCTGAGGGCTTAGATTTGGAAAGAATTCTGTGAAGTGCTGCTGTGAAAGCCATTTTTATTGCAAAGTCTACCAGCTTAAAGGAATCGCATGGAAAAGTAGTCTGGCATTTACCCCCAAGGTACAGCTCTTTCTCAAactctctccttctcttctggCTTGTGCTTAGGTACCGCTGGCTGCCAAATAGGAGAGGAGGAGTGTCGGGGTTTGGTATCCCACCCGCTAGCATGAGAAGAGCTGCAGAAGATCAGCAGGGTGGTGGAAGACACAACTGGGGCCAAGGTTTCCGGCTAGGTGACCAGTGAAGACCTCCTGCCCTTCGAAAACAGCAACTCTTTGGTTTTAATTGGACGTAGAACCGACCCTTCCTGGTGCAGAGCATGCTTAGGAACTGAGCTCTCTGTAGTACTGTTGGATTTCACTGATTAGAAAGAATGTTTCTGgttcaagagaaaatgaaaaactccagaagggaaaaatgtaGATCTTGCTCCAGGTTAGCCAGTAGTGTCCAATTTGATTCTGCCATTGAAAAAAGCCTTCTTTATACAGTATTTTCCGTCTGTCGCAACAGGCATCCATTCTGCTGTCTTTTTCCGTGATGTGATGGGACAAGCtaatggtgttctgtcttgcctGGTATGTTAAAAGCTTGGTTGACCATGGTAAGGGAAGAATCCAGTGTGAGGCAGATGGATCAAACTAACCCGAAAGCTTAGGAAGCTGACTTTTTCCATAGCTGTGCTTAAGTCCCAGGATCTCTGGAAATATTATTTAAGTGATATCTCTCTGCTGCGTTCATAAAGCAAAGTGCAAATGTCTCGTTTCCATTATTAAACTGTGTtttgaggggatttttttcttgctgtgcaaCATTTGTCCTGCCTGCTACAGAATGGGCTGGGCAAGACTAA of Rissa tridactyla isolate bRisTri1 chromosome 2, bRisTri1.patW.cur.20221130, whole genome shotgun sequence contains these proteins:
- the DERL1 gene encoding derlin-1 isoform X1; translation: MSDLGDWFRSIPLITRYWFAGSIAVPLVGKLGLVSPVYLFLWPDAFINRFQIWRPITATFFFPVGPGTGFLYLVNLYFLYQYSSRLETGAFDGRPADYMFMLLFNWICIVITGLAMDMQLLMIPLIMSVLYVWAQLNRDMIVSFWFGTRFKACYLPWVILGFNYIIGGSVINELIGNLVGHLYFFLMFKYPMDLGGRNFLSTPQFLYRWLPNRRGGVSGFGIPPASMRRAAEDQQGGGRHNWGQGFRLGDQ
- the DERL1 gene encoding derlin-1 isoform X2, which produces MFMLLFNWICIVITGLAMDMQLLMIPLIMSVLYVWAQLNRDMIVSFWFGTRFKACYLPWVILGFNYIIGGSVINELIGNLVGHLYFFLMFKYPMDLGGRNFLSTPQFLYRWLPNRRGGVSGFGIPPASMRRAAEDQQGGGRHNWGQGFRLGDQ